A segment of the Flavobacterium azooxidireducens genome:
TCTGTGGGAGTTTCTAAATCATCATCTTCTTGCGAAAATGCGGTGAAACTTAAAAGTAAAATGAGCCAAAAAAAGCATGCTTTAATTGACACAACAAAATTATAATTATACGTAGTTTTCAAGAACTATAAATTTTTTAATGCTTGTTTAATGATTGATTCGATAGTTGCGTCGGGGCTTTCTCTCACAATTTTTTCTACTGCTTTTTCTGCTAATTTTTTGTTAAAACCTAAAACTTCCAAAGCAGATAACGCTTCATCTTTATTTGTATTGTTTGACGACATAGAAACTTCGTCTAAATCATACACTTTTAACACTTTTTCTTTCAAGTCCAAAATTACTCGTTGTGCGGTTTTTGCTCCAATTCCTTTGATAGATTGAATAGAAACCACATCTCCCGTAGCAATGGCGTGCAAAATCTGTTTAGGTTCCATCGAAGATAGCATTGTTCTGGCAATGCTTGCTCCGATTCCTGAAACAGAAAGCAACAATTTAAATATCTCACGTTCAGACTTTTCCACAAAACCAAATAAGGTATGGGCATCCTCTTTAATTTGAAGATGGGTAAACAACTTGATATTTTCTGAATTTGGAATTAATGAAAACGTGTGCAAAGAAATATGTAGATGGTAGCCCACACCGTTGCAGTCGATGACCACATCAGTTGGCGATTTTTCTACCAAACGACCTTGTATATGAGCTATCATGGATGAAATAAGTAATTTTCAAATGTAACAAAAAACTTTAATTACCAATCAATAAAACGATTAATAACTAAAAAATAAGTTAAAAACTTACTTTGAGCGATTTGTAACGCTTTTCTTTTTCTTGAGCATCAACCACAGCAACTGCTGCCATATTGACCATTTCTTCTACGCTAGCTCCTAATTGAAAAATATGTACAGGCTTGTCTAACCCTAACATTATTGGTCCAATTGAATCTACTTTATACAACTCTTTTAACATTTTATAATTGATATTTGCCGCTTCCAAATTAGGATAAATCAATGTGTTGACTTTTTTTCCTGCTAATTTTGAAAATGGAAATTTATCTTTTAACATTTCAGGATTTAAAGCAAAATCAGCTTGAATTTCGCCATCAACAATTAAATCCGGATAATATTTATGAAGATAAGCAACTGCTTGACGAACTTTCACAGCACTTTCGTTGCTTGAAGAGCCAAAATTTGAATAGGAAACCATGGCAATAACCGGTTGCATTCCAAACATTTTAACTGTTTTGGCTGTCATTAAGGCAATTTTTGCTAAATCATCTGCACTCGGATCAACATTGATAGCCGTATCGGAGAAAAAAATCGGCCCTCGGTTGGTCATCATCATATTGGTAGTGGCAATTCGGCTAACACCAGGAGCTTTATCAATTAGTTCCATAATTGGCTTTACCACGGTTGGATAACTTCTGGAATATCCGGTTACCAAAGCATCTGCTTCACCTTCGTTGACCATCATCGCGGCAAAATAATTGCGTTCTCTCATCCACTTTTGAGCATCCAATAACGAAATTCCTCTGCGTTTTCTGCTTTCCCAAAAAGTGGTGGCATATTGCATTCGCTTATCATCACATTCTTTTGTTTTTGGATCTAAAATTGGCACATCAACATCAAAACCAATTTCTTCTTTTAATTCTAAAATAATTTCTTTATTTCCTAAAAGGATGGGTTTTCCGATGCCTTCTTCCATGACAATTTGAGCCGCTTTCAACACATCTAAATGATCTGCTTCGGCAAACACAATTCGTTTTGGGTCGGTTTTCGCACGGTTGGCTAAAAGTCGAACCATTTTGTTATCAGAACCTAATCTTTCAGCTAATTCTTCTTCGTATTTATCCCAATCTAAAATAGGATTCAAAGCTACTCCAGAATCCATAGCTGCCTTGGCAACAGCAGGTGCAACAATGGTAATTAATCGTGGATCGAATGGTTTTGGAATAATATAATCGCGACCAAAATTCAACTTTGTTTCGCCATACGCAATGTTTACTTGTTCAGGAACAGGCATTTTAGCCAACACGGCTAATGCTTTAACAGCAGCCATTTTCATTGCTTCGTTAATTTTGGTTGCTCTTACATCCAACGCTCCTCTAAAAATATAGGGAAAACCAAGCACGTTGTTCACTTGGTTAGGATGGTCTGAACGGCCCGTTGCCATAATAATGTCTTTTCTGGTATTGATGGCTACGTTATAATCTACTTCCGGAATTGGATTTGCCATAGCAAAAACAATTGGATCATTTGCCATAGATAATAGCATTTCTGGTGTCAAAATATTTCCTGCAGAAAGTCCTAAAAACATATCGGCTCCAACTAAAGCTTCATGTAAAGTTCCGCCAATTTTGCCGTTTGCATATTTGGTTTGCAATTCTGATAAATCTTCACGGTTTTTATACAAAATTCCTTTGCTATCAAACATTACAATATTTTCAACCTTTACACCTAATAGAAGATAAAGGTTTACGCATGCTAGTGCTGCCGAACCTGCTCCTGAAACTACTAACTTAATGTCTTCTGCCTTTTTTCCGGCTAAATCAAGAGCATTTAAAAGTGCTGCTGAAGAAATAATAGCGGTTCCGTGTTGATCATCGTGCATCACCGGAATGTTTAATTCTTCCACCAAACGGCGTTCGATTTCAAAAGATTCGGGAGCTTTGATGTCTTCTAAATTTATTCCTCCAAAAGTAGGTGCAATATTTTTTACGGTTTCAATGAAAGCATCAATGTCTTTTGTGTCAACTTCTATATCAAACACATCAATATCGGCAAAGATTTTAAAGAGTAACGCTTTTCCTTCCATCACAGGTTTTGAGGCCTCTGGACCAATGTCTCCTAAACCTAAAACCGCAGTTCCATTAGAAATTACGGCTACTAAATTCCCTTTAGCGGTGTATTTATAAACGTTATTTACATCTTTGGCTATTTCCAAACAAGGTTCGGCTACACCTGGTGAATAGGCCAACGACAAATCACGTTGAGTGGCATATTTTTTGGTTGGCACGACCTGTATCTTTCCGGGATTTGGTTTGGCGTGGTATAAAAGGGCTTCTCTACGTTTTGAATCTTTGTGCATGAATTTGGTTCTTCTATGATTGACTCACAAAGGTAAGAGAGTTGAAGATAATAAAAAAAATAAATTTCACTTCCACCTAAATCAAACTTATCAAATGAGAAAACAATTTTTAATTTCAATAAAAAGCGAACCAATCTAATTTTTAAATACCTTTGAAACGGGTAAATTTTACCCGATTATTAATATAAGAATCATACTAAGATGAATCAATTCTCAACAGAAGAAAAATTAACCGAACGAATTAAAGAACTAAGTTGTCTTTATGAAGTGACAAATATTCTTAATCAACAGGAATTGACTAACGAGGAAGTATTTGTTGCAATTGCATCGAGACTAAAGGAAGCTTGGCGTTTTTCTGAAAAGGCAATTGTAGAAATTTCTTTTAAAGATTTGTGCTTTTTTACAAATGAAAAGATTGAAAACACAATTTTTGTAAAAGATAATTTACTCATTGATGAAAGTATTGTTGGTGAAATAAAAATTCATTATCCGGCAGATGATTTTACTGAAAACGATTTTTTGGAAGATGAAAAAAAATTATTAAAAAAAGTATGTTACGAAGTTGGTTTCTACCTAGAAAAAAAGGAAAATCAACTTAAAGAAGCTCATCTAAAAAGGAGTGCAGAAAGGGTTGATAGACTATCAATTTTAGGAGAAATTACCGCTGGAATTGCTCATGAATTGAATACTCCACTGGGAAATATTTTAGGCTTTGCTGAATTAATTAAACAACAAAATAATAATCCTCAAATTGATCGCGATATTGCAAAAATTATTAATGCCGCCATTTATTCCCGTGAAATAGTAAAAAATTTAATGTTTTTTTCATGCGAAATGCCTCAAAATAAAAGTGTTTTTGCTGTCAAACCAATTATTATGCAGGCATTAACATTGCTTGGCCCGAATTTTAAAAAAGGTGAAATTAATTATAAAGTTAGTTTTGCAGATGATGATATTAAGGCACAAATTGACAACATTCAACTTACTCAAGTTTTGTTTAATATACTTTTGAATGCCATCTATGTTTCGCCTCCAAAAAGTGAAATTCACGTGAATGTTTTTTCAACTGAAAGTCATTTTGTTATAGAAATTAAAGACAACGGAAAAGGGATTGATGATGAAATTAAACATAAAATTTTTGAACCGTTTTTCACCACAAAACCACTTGGTGAAGGAACCGGATTAGGATTAAGCGTAGTACATGGAATCATTAAAAGTCACCAAGGAACGATTGAAGCATTGGACAACAAACCTAAAGGAACGATTTTCAGCATTAAATTACCTCTAAAATAATTATCATGAAACTTAAAAAAGAAAATATTTTAATTGTAGATGATAATTATGATATGTTGGAACTGCTTCAACGCCATTTGAAATCATTTAATTTTCATGCCTACAAAGCTTCTTCTGTTAATGAGGCGATTGAGGTTTTAAAATCAACTTCCATCGATTTACTAATTACCGATTTGCAGATGCCTGAAATTAATGGGATTGAATTAATCAAATATGCTTCGGAACATTTTCCTTCTATTCCAAAATTGGTGATTACAGGTTTTCCATCTGTTGATACAGCCATAACTGCTGTAAAATCGGGAGCTTTAGATTATTTAATCAAACCCTTTACCAGTGAAGAATTAAAAAAAGCTATTCAAATTTGTTTGAAGAATTCTGTTCAAAATTCGAATCAATCTATCGATAAAAAAGTTTTAAAAGAAACATTTTATGCCGGAATTGTAGGTGATTCTGAAGAACATTATAAATTGATTGATGTAATTGAACGTGTAAAAGACAATCGCGTAACTGTTTTAATCGAAGGAGAAAGTGGAACCGGAAAAGAACTTATTGCAAGAGCGATTCACTACAATGGCCGGTTCGCTTCACAGCCATTTATTACCGTTAATTGTGGTGGAATACCTGAAACTTTACTTGAATCGGAATTATTTGGTTATGTAAAAGGAGCTTTTACCGGTGCAAATGAAACGAAAAAAGGTTTGTTTCATGCGGCCGCAGGCGGAACTATTTTTTTGGATGAAATTGGAAACGCTTCATTAACCGTTCAAAGCAGATTATTGAGGGTTTTGCAAGAAAAAGAAATCACGATGGTTGGTTCGCAAACAGCAGAAAAAATTGAAATTAGAATAATTTCTGCGACCAATAGCAATCTGCAAAATATGATTAAAAACGGAACTTTCAGAGAAGATTTATATTATCGCTTGAATGTTGTGAGTATTGAATCGACACCTTTACGAAATCGAAAGTCGGATTTATTACCATTAATCAATACGTTCATTAAAAAATATGAAAAAGAGTATGGAAAATCTAACATTACCATTACTCCAAAAGCGATTGAAATTTTAACTCGTCACGATTGGCCGGGAAACGTTCGGGAATTAGAAAATATTATGCAACGATTAATTGTGATGTGTGACTACGAAATTGATATTGACTTAATTCCGAAACAATTGAAATACAAACAACCATCGGAAAGTTCACCATTAAAACCACTTCACGAGATTGAAAAAGCATACATTTTAAAAGTGCTATCAGCTGTAAACAATAATAAAACAAAAGCGGCAGAAATTCTTCAAATTGACCGCAAAACGCTTCGTCAAAAACTTCTCTAAAATCGGGGAGAAATGAACCGGTCGAGCGTTTATTCCTCAGTTAAAAATTTTTCTATTTTACGACCTCTATTTACATTTTATTCATTATCAACGCTTTATAGTTAATGAATTTCTTTTGGCACACACCTTGCTTTGGAGTAGATCGAAACAAGTTTACAATTATTATGGAAATCTTAAATAACCCCTCTTTTGAAAAAGGGAAGGAAATGCTATGGGAAAAAATGAACTTTGAGAACAAAATTAAAGTTTCATCTCATTTAAAAAACAATAAAATGGTGTTTGGCATCTGTAGCAATTGTTTGAACAACAACAATTGTGTTTGGATGGAAAACAAAAAAATAGAATGTGAAGAATATAGTTAAAAACAAACAGAAAATGGAAATTTTAAAAGAACAAAAACAGAAAACAATGTTGGATAATGTAATTGAGCAGTTTGATAAAACCGCCGATTCAATGAATTTAAATCCAAATATTCGAAAAATTTTATCAATTACAAACAATGAAATTATTATTCATTTTCCTGTAAAAATGGATGATGGTTCCATTGAAATTTTCACCGGATACCGTGTGCAACATAACAACGCATTGGGGCCATATAAAGGTGGATTGCGTTATCATCCTACTGTGGATGTTGATGATGCCAAAGCGTTAGCGATGTGGATGACTTGGAAAACCTCGTTAGCCGGATTGCCTTATGGTGGTGCAAAAGGAGGAATTCAAATTGATCCGAGAAATTATTCTTTAAGTGAATTAGAGCGAATCACTCGTCGATTTACGTTTGCTTTAGGCGAAAATATCGGGCCGGAGTACGACATTCCTGCACCGGATGTGAATACAAATGAACAAACTATGGCTTGGATTGCCGATACATTTATGTCGACAAAATCACCATCGGAAAGATCAAACAATAAACATGTAGTTACCGGAAAACCAGTAGGTTCAGGCGGATTAGAAGGACGTGATAGAGCAACCGGATTTGGTGTTTATATCACGTTGCGATTACTTTTTGAAGGACGAAAAGAAACCTTGAAAGGCAAAAAATTCATCGTGCAAGGTTTTGGAAATGTAGGTTATTGGGCTTCGAAATTCTTAACTGATGATGGTGCTATTTTAATCGCTGTTCAAGATGCTCATGCCACTTTGATTAATGAAAATGGAATTTCAGTTGCCAATTTATACGAACATTGCAAACCAAGAAAAGGTTCGGTAAAAGGTTTTGAAGGAGCAACAGAAATGGAACCGGAAGACTTTTTCGGTTTAGAATGTGATTTCATTATTCCGGCGGCGTTAGGTAATCAAATTACTGAAAAAAATGCAGGGAAAATTAAGTCGAAAGTAATTGCCGAAGGAGCAAACGGACCAACGAATAATGAAGGAGAACGAATTTTATTGGCAAATGGTGTAACAATTATTCCGGATATTCTTTGTAATTCGGGAGGTGTAATTGGAAGTTATTTTGAATGGCTTCAAAACAGAAATGGTGAACTTTGGCCATTGGACGAAGTGATGGTAAAAATTGAAAAGAAACTGACCGAAGTTTTCAAAAAAGTTGAAAATTTAGTTCACGAAGATCAAATTGACCATCGAACTGCGGCTTATATTCTAGCCATCAAACGAATTGAAACAGCCTACATTCAAAGAGGTATTTTCCCATAAATAATAATCAAAAAAATCATGAAGTACGAAAAAGTAGTAGTTGACAAAAAAGAACTCGATGTTTTAAAAAATCTTTTTTCAACTATTCATAATGAAAAAGACAAAACATACCGATTATCATTTGAAAAATTGATGGAAGAAATTAAAAAGGCTAAAGTTGTAGATTCAATTAAAATGCCTTCGGACGTAATTAGATTAAATTCTGTAGTTACGATAAAAACAGATTTTGGTGGAGAGAAAAAATTTCAATTAGTCATCCCGTCAAAAAGTGATTTATCTCAAAACAAATTATCGGTTATGGCTCCAATGGGACTTGCTCTTTTTGGCTATGCGGAAAATGATGAAGTAGAATGGGAGTTCCCGTCGGGATTAAACACTATTAAAATAATAAAAGTAGAACAACCACTATAATTGGGATATGAATTTATTGAAGAAATTTTACAGTCAAGATACCATTCAACATCAATTTCTTGATCGTGACATCAAACTTTGGCGAGAAGAATTGGAAGGAATTGAGGAAGAAATTATTTTTTTGAAAAACTTCTTTGAAACAGCAAAAAACACAGCTATTAAAGAATTAATTTCAGACAAGTTAACGCTTAAACTCAATGTAAAACAATTGGAAAATGAAGTTTTTTTATCACGTTTAAACAATTTTTCCATCAAATTAGAAGGGATGAATGAATGCGACGATATTCAATGCGAAACGTTCTATTTTAATGATTTTGTGGATTTCAAAATACAAATTGAATCCTTTTTGTCCC
Coding sequences within it:
- a CDS encoding sigma-54-dependent transcriptional regulator — encoded protein: MKLKKENILIVDDNYDMLELLQRHLKSFNFHAYKASSVNEAIEVLKSTSIDLLITDLQMPEINGIELIKYASEHFPSIPKLVITGFPSVDTAITAVKSGALDYLIKPFTSEELKKAIQICLKNSVQNSNQSIDKKVLKETFYAGIVGDSEEHYKLIDVIERVKDNRVTVLIEGESGTGKELIARAIHYNGRFASQPFITVNCGGIPETLLESELFGYVKGAFTGANETKKGLFHAAAGGTIFLDEIGNASLTVQSRLLRVLQEKEITMVGSQTAEKIEIRIISATNSNLQNMIKNGTFREDLYYRLNVVSIESTPLRNRKSDLLPLINTFIKKYEKEYGKSNITITPKAIEILTRHDWPGNVRELENIMQRLIVMCDYEIDIDLIPKQLKYKQPSESSPLKPLHEIEKAYILKVLSAVNNNKTKAAEILQIDRKTLRQKLL
- the ruvA gene encoding Holliday junction branch migration protein RuvA, with the protein product MIAHIQGRLVEKSPTDVVIDCNGVGYHLHISLHTFSLIPNSENIKLFTHLQIKEDAHTLFGFVEKSEREIFKLLLSVSGIGASIARTMLSSMEPKQILHAIATGDVVSIQSIKGIGAKTAQRVILDLKEKVLKVYDLDEVSMSSNNTNKDEALSALEVLGFNKKLAEKAVEKIVRESPDATIESIIKQALKNL
- a CDS encoding NADP-dependent malic enzyme, with the protein product MHKDSKRREALLYHAKPNPGKIQVVPTKKYATQRDLSLAYSPGVAEPCLEIAKDVNNVYKYTAKGNLVAVISNGTAVLGLGDIGPEASKPVMEGKALLFKIFADIDVFDIEVDTKDIDAFIETVKNIAPTFGGINLEDIKAPESFEIERRLVEELNIPVMHDDQHGTAIISSAALLNALDLAGKKAEDIKLVVSGAGSAALACVNLYLLLGVKVENIVMFDSKGILYKNREDLSELQTKYANGKIGGTLHEALVGADMFLGLSAGNILTPEMLLSMANDPIVFAMANPIPEVDYNVAINTRKDIIMATGRSDHPNQVNNVLGFPYIFRGALDVRATKINEAMKMAAVKALAVLAKMPVPEQVNIAYGETKLNFGRDYIIPKPFDPRLITIVAPAVAKAAMDSGVALNPILDWDKYEEELAERLGSDNKMVRLLANRAKTDPKRIVFAEADHLDVLKAAQIVMEEGIGKPILLGNKEIILELKEEIGFDVDVPILDPKTKECDDKRMQYATTFWESRKRRGISLLDAQKWMRERNYFAAMMVNEGEADALVTGYSRSYPTVVKPIMELIDKAPGVSRIATTNMMMTNRGPIFFSDTAINVDPSADDLAKIALMTAKTVKMFGMQPVIAMVSYSNFGSSSNESAVKVRQAVAYLHKYYPDLIVDGEIQADFALNPEMLKDKFPFSKLAGKKVNTLIYPNLEAANINYKMLKELYKVDSIGPIMLGLDKPVHIFQLGASVEEMVNMAAVAVVDAQEKEKRYKSLKVSF
- a CDS encoding Glu/Leu/Phe/Val family dehydrogenase, with the translated sequence MEILKEQKQKTMLDNVIEQFDKTADSMNLNPNIRKILSITNNEIIIHFPVKMDDGSIEIFTGYRVQHNNALGPYKGGLRYHPTVDVDDAKALAMWMTWKTSLAGLPYGGAKGGIQIDPRNYSLSELERITRRFTFALGENIGPEYDIPAPDVNTNEQTMAWIADTFMSTKSPSERSNNKHVVTGKPVGSGGLEGRDRATGFGVYITLRLLFEGRKETLKGKKFIVQGFGNVGYWASKFLTDDGAILIAVQDAHATLINENGISVANLYEHCKPRKGSVKGFEGATEMEPEDFFGLECDFIIPAALGNQITEKNAGKIKSKVIAEGANGPTNNEGERILLANGVTIIPDILCNSGGVIGSYFEWLQNRNGELWPLDEVMVKIEKKLTEVFKKVENLVHEDQIDHRTAAYILAIKRIETAYIQRGIFP
- a CDS encoding GreA/GreB family elongation factor; this translates as MKYEKVVVDKKELDVLKNLFSTIHNEKDKTYRLSFEKLMEEIKKAKVVDSIKMPSDVIRLNSVVTIKTDFGGEKKFQLVIPSKSDLSQNKLSVMAPMGLALFGYAENDEVEWEFPSGLNTIKIIKVEQPL
- a CDS encoding sensor histidine kinase, yielding MNQFSTEEKLTERIKELSCLYEVTNILNQQELTNEEVFVAIASRLKEAWRFSEKAIVEISFKDLCFFTNEKIENTIFVKDNLLIDESIVGEIKIHYPADDFTENDFLEDEKKLLKKVCYEVGFYLEKKENQLKEAHLKRSAERVDRLSILGEITAGIAHELNTPLGNILGFAELIKQQNNNPQIDRDIAKIINAAIYSREIVKNLMFFSCEMPQNKSVFAVKPIIMQALTLLGPNFKKGEINYKVSFADDDIKAQIDNIQLTQVLFNILLNAIYVSPPKSEIHVNVFSTESHFVIEIKDNGKGIDDEIKHKIFEPFFTTKPLGEGTGLGLSVVHGIIKSHQGTIEALDNKPKGTIFSIKLPLK